In Sciurus carolinensis chromosome 16, mSciCar1.2, whole genome shotgun sequence, the genomic window CGGGCCAGGCCGGCGTAGACGTCACTGCACACCGCCAGCAGGAGCGCCACCTTGCGGCGCGGCGCGCACGCGGCGTGCAGGTGCTCCAGGCGCGAGTGGATGCGGCTCCGCAGGGCGGGGGCGGGGCTTTGCCCCTCAAGCCCCACCCCCTGAGCGCCTGGAGGCCCCGCTCCCACCCGCAGGGCTATTTGTCGCCGCCTCAGTCGCCGCAGTTCCTGGGCGCGGAGCGTGCGGAGTCGCGTCCACAGGGCAGGCTTCAGGGGCTCCAGCACTGCCCGGCATACGGCCGCCTCCACTGCGGGACCTGCGGGGCGCGGGGCAAGTGAGGGCAGGGCCACCCAGTTGACCCACTTGGCAGACCATTACCCCTCCCCAGCTTCTGGTCACCCACAGGGTACACGCGGGTGTGCACACGCGCCTGGGACAGGAAGTACGGCTGTCAACGCACGTGCGTGCGGCGAACAGGTTCTTAGCCTTAGGAAGGGGCTTGAGAGCGGAAAGGAAACAGGTGCGCACCGATCGGGAGAAAGAAGCTGGATGCGAGCACATAGTAGGGCCGAGTGTATGCACACCTGAGGCCATGGGGGTTCCCTTCCAGTCTTCCCCGTTACCAATATCCTCGTCCGTCTGGGGGAACCTCGGGCCCCTGCTCCCAAAGACAGCTCTGACGTCGGGGTCCTTCGACAAGTAATCCTGGAGGTCAGTAAGGAGGTGCCGCACATCCTGcagcagctcagtggcagggtcTCCAGGCCTGTGGGAACCCGTGCAATCCGAGGTGAGGCGTGCCCGGAGGCCCCGGTACTGCCTGCCCACGTAGCTGCTCCGCGCCCTGGCCAGTGCTCGGACGTGCGCGGTGAGCACATCCTCCGGCTCTTCCTCTTGGTCATTGTAGGTGTcattgtcttcctcctcctcctctttctcctccaccaGGCTGGCCAGAGCCGGTACAGGGTGGTGCACCTCTGGACTGAGCGGGCCTTCCACCCAGGAGACCTGGTGCAGGACGGGGTTCCTGGGGGCTGGATGTGAGGAGCGGGTTGGGCCCCACAGAGCAACCAGAGCCGCTGGCTCCGCTCTCCCAGGGCTCCACCCCGCTAACCTGGAGCGAGTCTCGGGTCGGTCTCTGGCTCCACCGCTTGGGGGGTCTGctcccttccccagcctccaTGGGTCTCCAGATAGAGCTGGTTCACCACAGAGAGCACCCTCCCTGAGGGCTCACCTTGTACCCTGCCAACCTGCAGGGACTCTGAAGACCAGCACAAGTAAGATGTCCTTGGTGTCCTGGGGCCAGCCCTGGTCCCTTCAGAGCACCAGGACACCAAGTTCCCAGCCTTCCTCACTCCGCCAGGAACTGAGGACCCcgggctccctcctcctccatggCTCTCTAGCAGTCTAGGCTCCCATCCCCTCGTCCTAAAGGATCCCAAAAGCTAAGCCTCCAGCTCTCTCTCCCCCCCATTATCCTCCCTCAAACCCAGCACTCTGGTCCCTCAAGTGGAATCCCTGTGGCGGAGGAGGCCAGCAAGCCCCCACCCTTTTTTACCTTTGTGTCTGCCTCCAGgcacaggggtgggagggggcaagagcAGTGTTTGGGGCAAAACGTCcctgagagaagagaagggaaccacAATGTGCATCGTAGGGACAGTCCCCCGGGCCCCTTTGATGAGTGACCTATACCTGCTGGCTGATAAGAAGGCCAGGAGATGGGGCAGGTCTGGCATGCAGAGGTTGGAGGACTCCAGGGACACTCCTGGGGGGAGGAAGCAAGTAGGgatgagaaaaaagaacaaaacttgtGGGTGGCAGATTCCTCTCTCCTGGGACACTCTACCTCCATTCCTGCAATCCACCCCGCCCCAGACCTGCAGAACAGGGACATTTCCATCCCTTGGAGTCCCTATCTTTTCCTTGGTCTTGACTCTTGCATCCTGCTTATGCCACCAAATAGGATTCATTCCTCAGACACATATTTATGGGAGCACCTAATTATTTCCAGGCTCTGGGGACACCACTGTCAAAAAGGAGGCAAATTCCCTGGCCTCCTGGAGCCTGTAGTGTGTCTTGAGGGCTACGAATGGAGTGACCGGGGCCGTCTGAGCTCTGGTGGTCCACGAAGTTTGCATCTGCCTGGAGGCCCAAAGGATGGGAACTAAGTCAGCCACTCCAGGAAGAACAAAAGCAAGCAAAGGCCCTGCAAAGGGAACACTCAGCATGCTCAAGGGACAGGGCTTGGCTGGGACAGAGTGAAGGAGGGGCAGTAAACCAAGAGGTTTATGTCACACAGCATGTTACAGGCCAGGATGCGGAGCTTAAATTGGTATTGCAATATATTGCATGGTATTTGCAGAGTTTGAGGAAGGGGTGTACAACATGTGACTGATGTGTGAAAAGACCACCCCAGTTGCTGTGCTCAGTGTGGATTGCAGGAGGACGAGAGAGGAGGCTACTGCCATGATATGGGCAAGAGGTGATGGGCACTCAGACTTAGGGGGCGGAGGCCCACAGGATTGGGCAGATTAAGGAGACATTTTGGAAAGGAAGCTGACAGTTCTTGGTGATATATTTGCTATGGACTGGAAACCTAAAGGAGGTGCCTTACCTCCAGGCACCTTCTGGATCTGGTAGGTGTTGACTTCTCTTGGTGAAAGTCCTGTCTTCAATACCAGGACTTGGCTGGGGTCATGTCCTGTGACCAGGAAACTCTGCGGAGATGGAGGCGAAGATCAACATGAGAAACCTGCATGCAGATGTAAACTGCCCCCTACTCTGAGTCCCATGTGGGTGAGACTGGTTCCCCCAAGCCCAGGACGTGGACCATGACCTGACCTAGCCAATAGGGTGACTGCTCTCTGCCTACTTTTTGGTTCAGCAATGAGCATGTGACCAAGCTTAGCCAATGGACATCTTCCACAGGAATTTTGCTGGAACTCTTTGGAAAAagctttctctcctttctctctttctctctctcgaTGCTGGGGATAGAAACCAGGACTTTGCACGTGTTAGGTAGGCAgctaccactgaaacacatccctaACTCAAAAGCTCTCTTTTTGCACTGGGGTTGCTGAATTGGTGGGATAGAGTCCTAACTTGGGGACAGCCATCTTTGCCACCACAAAGAACATGTCCTCCTGAGGAGGAAACTGTGGTAGACCCTGTAAGTTGTCCTCTCCAAATCCATCCAATATTCTGTGCAGAATTCCTTGTCCAATGCATTACTAAGTTGAGCAATAAGAGAGGGTTGATGATTTGGGTGGGCAGTCATTCTTAGCTCTGATTCTCTAACTCCCAGttgaaatgatgatgatgatgatgatgatttgcatgctggagactgaacccagggccttgtgcatgctaggcaagtgctccacctctgagctacattcccggTCCTCTAGGTGagcttctatttatttatttattttggtaccagggattgaacccaggggtgctttaccactgagccacatcccaagccctttttattttttatttttgagtcagggcctcgctaagttgctgaggctggctttgcacttgtgagcttcctgcctcagcctcctgagctgctgggattacaggcgtgtgccactatacctggccaggtgagcttttaaaatattgccaTCTGGACCCCAACCAGGTATTCTGCCTTTGCTTGTCCTggtctaaaaaagaaaagatacagcTGGGACCTCCTTTCTTCGTGCCTGGAATACACGTGGGCTGGCCCTGGGGCAGTCACTGGGAAACCACAGGGGAAGTCCTAAAGGATTGTAGAGCATCTGGCCTTGATGTCACTGTGCTGCTGAACTAGAGCTGGCAGCTGCCTTTCTGGTGATGTTAGGAGGATGAATGTCGTTTGTCGAAGCCACTATAGAATGAGCATTTGTTACATCTAGAGTTCCCCACAGTCGAAAGCCAAGCCAAGAAATAGGGTGAAGAGAAAATCTTAAGTTGTCTGAAACTCAGAATCCAGACCTTCCAGAAACTACTTTTACCTCTGTTTTTCCATCTCTTGAATCAACATAATTTTTTTGATTTGCCCCGTTTGTACTGTGCTGGTTACTCGCAACCAACAGGGTCCTGGCTGGTTCCAGGTGTCACAGGAAAGGTCCACAGGTTGAGTACTCACCCCTAGTGGCCACAGCTTCACAAGGGCCTCTGCCTCCTTGGCATCCAACTCTGGGACCTGCCACACACCCCATGTCCTCTTCAGACGAAGAAGTGGCTCTGGGGTGCTGAGGACCCCTAGAGGGGTCTTGCCTGCTCCATTTGCCTGTGGTGGGACCGGCCTGTGATGTGCAGGGTCCAGGAGGTCAGGGGTCAGAAGTAGGCAGTTTGACATGGAGGTAGGGTCAAAGGTGCAGGGAGGGGCAGCCTAGGGACAAAGGGTCAGAGACGGGGCTCAGGGTCTCATGGTGTAGGTGTAGGACAGAAGGGATTTATGGATTCAGGGGCAGGAGATGGAGACTTTGGCCCTGGCAGCCCTCACCTCTCCCCCTCGGTGGGAGCCGCAGAGGCCATGTTGTCTGGCTGGACCATCCTCAGGGTGTGGGAAGCCAGGCAGCCATGGTCTGGCCTCTGATAGGGAGGAAAATAAGACTCAAGGCTGCTCCCCATAGGGTGATAGTCAAAAAATTCACAACCGGTATAGCAGAGGCTCTGACCAATCAGAATGGACCCCAGTGGCCCTGAGCTATGCcctagttattctttttttttaaaaaaataacttttacttgtttacttatttatttacttatgtggtgctgaggtccATAGTGGCCCGGCATCTGTCCAAAGTGATACAACGTGCCCTCTACTCCCTTCTCAGACTACGGAGGGGCCCTGtgatattttctctgattatattttttttccttttggtatcagggactgaacccaggggcacttaaccactgagtcacatccccagcccctttaaaaaaatatttttagttttgatggacctttaattaatatgtggtgctgagactcgaacccagtgcctcacacatgccaggcaagcgctctacctctgagccacagccccagggcccccagcccttttttgcatcttatttagagacaggtcctcctgagttgctgaggctggctttgaacctgtgatcctcctgcctcagcctcccaagccacttggattataggcgtgcgccattTTCTTGTAAAAATGTTCAAAGCTACAGAAAAGCTCAAGGAATTTTCTAGTGAACATCTGAATACCCGCTGCAGGGGATTGTACATGAACATGTTACTCCTACTTGCTTTCTCACGCATCTGCttctctatccatccatccatccatgcatccatccatctgtccatccatccatccatccatccgaccccagcatttttttcccttcagtccTGGGCATTGAACCGAGGgggttctctatcactgagctacatcctgggccccttcaattttgagacagggtctcactaagttgctgaggctggt contains:
- the Rinl gene encoding ras and Rab interactor-like protein isoform X2, which encodes MVQPDNMASAAPTEGERPVPPQANGAGKTPLGVLSTPEPLLRLKRTWGVWQVPELDAKEAEALVKLWPLGSFLVTGHDPSQVLVLKTGLSPREVNTYQIQKVPGGVSLESSNLCMPDLPHLLAFLSASRDVLPQTLLLPPPTPVPGGRHKESLQVGRVQGEPSGRVLSVVNQLYLETHGGWGREQTPQAVEPETDPRLAPAPRNPVLHQVSWVEGPLSPEVHHPVPALASLVEEKEEEEEDNDTYNDQEEEPEDVLTAHVRALARARSSYVGRQYRGLRARLTSDCTGSHRPGDPATELLQDVRHLLTDLQDYLSKDPDVRAVFGSRGPRFPQTDEDIGNGEDWKGTPMASGPAVEAAVCRAVLEPLKPALWTRLRTLRAQELRRLRRRQIALRVGAGPPGAQGVGLEGQSPAPALRSRIHSRLEHLHAACAPRRKVALLLAVCSDVYAGLARCDNQEPLGADAFLPALTEELIWSPHIGETQLDVEFLMELLDPDELRGEAGYYLTTWFGALHHIAHYQPDAGRAPQGLSSEARDSLRQWHRRRTLHGQNPPGAQANLPFEEPWSVAAVPGATDD
- the Rinl gene encoding ras and Rab interactor-like protein isoform X3 translates to MSNCLLLTPDLLDPAHHRPVPPQANGAGKTPLGVLSTPEPLLRLKRTWGVWQVPELDAKEAEALVKLWPLGSFLVTGHDPSQVLVLKTGLSPREVNTYQIQKVPGGVSLESSNLCMPDLPHLLAFLSASRDVLPQTLLLPPPTPVPGGRHKESLQVGRVQGEPSGRVLSVVNQLYLETHGGWGREQTPQAVEPETDPRLAPAPRNPVLHQVSWVEGPLSPEVHHPVPALASLVEEKEEEEEDNDTYNDQEEEPEDVLTAHVRALARARSSYVGRQYRGLRARLTSDCTGSHRPGDPATELLQDVRHLLTDLQDYLSKDPDVRAVFGSRGPRFPQTDEDIGPAVEAAVCRAVLEPLKPALWTRLRTLRAQELRRLRRRQIALRVGAGPPGAQGVGLEGQSPAPALRSRIHSRLEHLHAACAPRRKVALLLAVCSDVYAGLARCDNQEPLGADAFLPALTEELIWSPHIGETQLDVEFLMELLDPDELRGEAGYYLTTWFGALHHIAHYQPDAGRAPQGLSSEARDSLRQWHRRRTLHGQNPPGAQANLPFEEPWSVAAVPGATDD
- the Rinl gene encoding ras and Rab interactor-like protein isoform X5, producing MSNCLLLTPDLLDPAHHRPVPPQANGAGKTPLGVLSTPEPLLRLKRTWGVWQVPELDAKEAEALVKLWPLGSFLVTGHDPSQVLVLKTGLSPREVNTYQIQKVPGGVSLESSNLCMPDLPHLLAFLSASRDVLPQTLLLPPPTPVPGGRHKESLQVGRVQGEPSGRVLSVVNQLYLETHGGWGREQTPQAVEPETDPRLAPAPRNPVLHQVSWVEGPLSPEVHHPVPALASLVEEKEEEEEDNDTYNDQEEEPEDVLTAHVRALARARSSYVGRQYRGLRARLTSDCTGSHRPGDPATELLQDVRHLLTDLQDYLSKDPDVRAVFGSRGPRFPQTDEDIGNGEDWKGTPMASGPAVEAAVCRAVLEPLKPALWTRLRTLRAQELRRLRRRQIALRVGAGPPGAQGVGLEGQSPAPALRSRIHSRLEHLHAACAPRRKVALLLAVCSDVYAGLARCDNQEPLGADAFLPALTEELIWSPHIGETQLDVEFLMELLDPDELRGEGRAPQGLSSEARDSLRQWHRRRTLHGQNPPGAQANLPFEEPWSVAAVPGATDD
- the Rinl gene encoding ras and Rab interactor-like protein isoform X4 encodes the protein MVQPDNMASAAPTEGERPVPPQANGAGKTPLGVLSTPEPLLRLKRTWGVWQVPELDAKEAEALVKLWPLGSFLVTGHDPSQVLVLKTGLSPREVNTYQIQKVPGGVSLESSNLCMPDLPHLLAFLSASRDVLPQTLLLPPPTPVPGGRHKESLQVGRVQGEPSGRVLSVVNQLYLETHGGWGREQTPQAVEPETDPRLAPAPRNPVLHQVSWVEGPLSPEVHHPVPALASLVEEKEEEEEDNDTYNDQEEEPEDVLTAHVRALARARSSYVGRQYRGLRARLTSDCTGSHRPGDPATELLQDVRHLLTDLQDYLSKDPDVRAVFGSRGPRFPQTDEDIGPAVEAAVCRAVLEPLKPALWTRLRTLRAQELRRLRRRQIALRVGAGPPGAQGVGLEGQSPAPALRSRIHSRLEHLHAACAPRRKVALLLAVCSDVYAGLARCDNQEPLGADAFLPALTEELIWSPHIGETQLDVEFLMELLDPDELRGEAGYYLTTWFGALHHIAHYQPDAGRAPQGLSSEARDSLRQWHRRRTLHGQNPPGAQANLPFEEPWSVAAVPGATDD
- the Rinl gene encoding ras and Rab interactor-like protein isoform X1, producing the protein MSNCLLLTPDLLDPAHHRPVPPQANGAGKTPLGVLSTPEPLLRLKRTWGVWQVPELDAKEAEALVKLWPLGSFLVTGHDPSQVLVLKTGLSPREVNTYQIQKVPGGVSLESSNLCMPDLPHLLAFLSASRDVLPQTLLLPPPTPVPGGRHKESLQVGRVQGEPSGRVLSVVNQLYLETHGGWGREQTPQAVEPETDPRLAPAPRNPVLHQVSWVEGPLSPEVHHPVPALASLVEEKEEEEEDNDTYNDQEEEPEDVLTAHVRALARARSSYVGRQYRGLRARLTSDCTGSHRPGDPATELLQDVRHLLTDLQDYLSKDPDVRAVFGSRGPRFPQTDEDIGNGEDWKGTPMASGPAVEAAVCRAVLEPLKPALWTRLRTLRAQELRRLRRRQIALRVGAGPPGAQGVGLEGQSPAPALRSRIHSRLEHLHAACAPRRKVALLLAVCSDVYAGLARCDNQEPLGADAFLPALTEELIWSPHIGETQLDVEFLMELLDPDELRGEAGYYLTTWFGALHHIAHYQPDAGRAPQGLSSEARDSLRQWHRRRTLHGQNPPGAQANLPFEEPWSVAAVPGATDD